A stretch of Candidatus Dojkabacteria bacterium DNA encodes these proteins:
- the rbcL gene encoding type III ribulose-bisphosphate carboxylase, with amino-acid sequence MGYLRLGETIDATKNIIVTFYVESEVSLTEVAESLAAESSIGTWTDISTMREDIMNRLGARIFYVNQEESVIKIAYPLELFEERNLPQLLSDVAGNVFGMKDIKNLRVRDIDFPESYVRKFDGPAFGLTGIRKFLGISDRPLLGTIIKPKVGLSADEHALVAYEAWLGGVDIVKDDENLSDQDFNPFDERLYKTLKVKEKVEKETGEKKMYVPNITAPVSKMLDRAKLAKSTGCGVVMLDIITVGWSGVQFIRDQNLGLVLHGHRAMHGAFTHGNRHGVAMLPLAKIARLAGIDQLHTGTVVGKMHGAAETVIETNNALKGDWYGIKPTMPIASGGLHPGHIEALVNILGNDIIMNFGGGIHGHPDGTYKGARAARQAIDAVMEGILLPEYAKTHKELDNALLQWGYRKSSDSESKVANTYQFNFT; translated from the coding sequence ATGGGATATCTTCGATTGGGTGAGACCATAGATGCGACTAAAAATATAATAGTTACATTTTACGTAGAATCAGAAGTATCACTAACAGAGGTTGCCGAAAGTTTAGCTGCCGAAAGTTCTATAGGTACCTGGACAGACATTAGTACAATGCGTGAAGACATAATGAATCGACTTGGTGCACGAATTTTCTACGTGAACCAGGAAGAGTCAGTAATTAAAATTGCTTATCCACTCGAACTTTTCGAGGAACGAAATCTTCCCCAGCTTTTATCCGATGTTGCAGGCAATGTATTTGGAATGAAAGACATAAAAAATTTAAGAGTTCGTGATATCGATTTTCCCGAAAGCTATGTTCGTAAATTTGACGGGCCGGCGTTTGGGCTTACCGGAATCCGTAAATTTCTAGGAATTTCCGATCGACCGCTTCTGGGCACAATTATTAAACCTAAGGTTGGTCTTTCTGCCGATGAGCATGCCCTTGTCGCCTATGAAGCCTGGTTGGGTGGGGTTGATATTGTTAAAGATGATGAAAATCTTTCCGATCAGGATTTTAACCCATTCGACGAACGACTATACAAAACTTTAAAAGTAAAAGAAAAGGTTGAAAAAGAAACCGGCGAGAAAAAAATGTATGTTCCTAACATTACTGCGCCTGTAAGTAAAATGCTTGACCGTGCAAAACTTGCCAAAAGTACGGGGTGTGGAGTCGTTATGCTTGATATAATTACCGTAGGTTGGAGTGGGGTACAGTTCATTCGGGATCAAAATTTGGGACTTGTTTTACATGGACATCGTGCAATGCATGGTGCTTTTACTCATGGAAATCGGCACGGTGTGGCAATGTTGCCACTAGCAAAAATTGCAAGACTTGCAGGAATTGATCAACTTCATACGGGAACTGTAGTAGGAAAAATGCATGGAGCCGCCGAGACTGTAATAGAAACTAACAATGCCTTAAAAGGTGATTGGTACGGAATAAAACCAACAATGCCAATAGCCTCGGGTGGACTTCATCCTGGTCACATTGAGGCGCTTGTAAATATTCTCGGAAATGACATTATTATGAACTTCGGAGGTGGTATTCATGGGCATCCTGATGGAACCTATAAAGGCGCAAGGGCCGCACGGCAGGCCATTGATGCCGTAATGGAAGGTATTTTACTGCCTGAATATGCTAAAACACACAAAGAACTCGACAATGCATTACTTCAATGGGGCTACCGAAAATCGTCCGATTCGGAATCAAAAGTGGCTAACACCTATCAGTTTAACTTTACATAG